One Bacillota bacterium DNA segment encodes these proteins:
- a CDS encoding uroporphyrinogen decarboxylase family protein, translating into MQTRIERNQRFLTSLFAGEFHGHALIFDPEPPEYDWASGGLASSPRPVKDFIPALVQFYERRCRILEQLDDDSVPYAPLWTGTEVFASAFGCQVYIPPGSLPAARPLVRTAEEADALEVPSLHVRPLERIFEAAQLLVERLGKDVIIGVPDIQSPFDVAALIWEKQSFYLALIEQPDAVKRLVAKCRTLIENFLQEFLRQVPNPNLCHCPYAWAPPELGCWLSEDEAGSMSAGMFEEFCLPELKHLSQKFGGLFMHCCATADHQYPNFLKIPNLRGINRVFQAPGPRPAIEAFSGKTVLMMAWIDEATAHQLLDMALPNTRFLFNTPYQPIDEAKRTYERLRARCPRKTEEEV; encoded by the coding sequence TTGCAGACACGCATCGAGCGGAACCAACGATTCCTCACCAGCCTGTTCGCTGGAGAGTTTCACGGGCACGCCCTCATTTTCGACCCCGAGCCACCGGAATACGACTGGGCAAGCGGCGGTCTGGCGTCTTCCCCACGTCCTGTGAAGGACTTTATCCCCGCCCTCGTACAGTTCTACGAACGACGCTGCCGGATTCTGGAGCAGCTGGATGACGACAGTGTACCCTATGCCCCGCTCTGGACCGGTACGGAGGTTTTTGCCTCTGCTTTTGGATGCCAGGTATATATACCGCCGGGCAGTTTGCCCGCTGCACGTCCTCTGGTGCGCACGGCGGAAGAGGCAGATGCGCTTGAAGTGCCTTCTTTACATGTGCGACCACTGGAGCGAATCTTCGAGGCAGCGCAGCTGTTAGTCGAACGACTAGGCAAAGATGTTATTATCGGCGTGCCGGACATTCAGAGTCCCTTCGATGTGGCAGCGCTGATATGGGAGAAACAAAGCTTCTACCTCGCCCTCATCGAACAACCGGATGCGGTGAAGCGGCTGGTAGCAAAGTGCCGGACGCTAATCGAGAACTTCCTGCAGGAATTCCTGCGGCAAGTGCCCAATCCCAATCTCTGCCACTGCCCGTATGCCTGGGCGCCACCAGAACTGGGATGCTGGCTCTCAGAAGACGAAGCTGGCAGCATGAGTGCAGGGATGTTCGAAGAGTTCTGTTTACCGGAGTTGAAACACCTGAGCCAGAAATTCGGCGGACTGTTCATGCACTGCTGTGCTACCGCCGACCATCAGTACCCGAATTTCCTCAAAATCCCCAACCTGCGCGGGATCAACCGCGTGTTTCAGGCACCCGGTCCCCGCCCCGCCATTGAGGCGTTTTCGGGGAAAACCGTGTTGATGATGGCGTGGATAGATGAAGCAACCGCCCATCAGCTGCTGGACATGGCTTTGCCGAACACCCGATTCCTGTTCAACACGCCGTATCAGCCCATTGACGAAGCAAAGCGAACCTATGAACGCCTGCG